One stretch of Callospermophilus lateralis isolate mCalLat2 chromosome 11, mCalLat2.hap1, whole genome shotgun sequence DNA includes these proteins:
- the Rflnb gene encoding refilin-B, with amino-acid sequence MVGRLSLQDVPELVDTKKKGDGVLDSPDSGLPPSPSPSHWGLAAAGGGAGGGERTPAPGTLEPDAVVTPAAPNPASLPNTLAVSCSPRLCPLSFGEGVEFDPLPPTEVRYTSSVKYDSERHFIDDVQLPLGLAVASCSQTVTCIPNCTWRNYKAEVRFEPRHKPTRFLSTTIVYPKYPKTVYTTTLDYNCHKKLRRFLSSVELEATEFLGNDCLSDEC; translated from the exons ATGGTGGGTCGGCTGAGCCTGCAGGATGTGCCCGAGCTCGTGGACACGAAGAAGAAGGGCGACGGCGTCCTGGACAGCCCGGACTCGGGGCtgccccccagccccagccccagccactgGGGGCTGGCGGCGGCCGGGGGTGGCGCCGGCGGCGGGGAGCGCACGCCGGCCCCCGGGACGCTGGAGCCCGATGCGGTGGTGACCCCAGCAGCCCCG AACCCAGCCTCTCTCCCCAACACCCTGGCTGTCAGCTGCTCACCAAGGCTGTGCCCCCTGTCCTTTGGCGAAGGTGTGGAGTTTGACCCCTTACCACCAACGGAAGTAAG GTATACTTCCTCAGTCAAGTATGACTCAGAGCGACACTTCATTGATGATGTGCAGCTGCCACTGGGCCTGGCAGTGGCCTCCTGCAGCCAGACAGTCACCTGTATCCCCAATTGCACATGGCGCAACTACAAGGCTGAGGTGCGCTTTGAGCCCCGCCACAAGCCCACACGCTTCCTCAGCACCACCATTGTCTACCCGAAGTACCCCAAGACCGTCTACACCACCACCCTGGATTACAACTGCCACAAGAAGCTGAGGAGATTCCTGTCCAGCGTGGAGCTGGAGGCCACAGAGTTCCTGGGCAACGATTGCCTCTCGGATGAATGCTGA
- the Liat1 gene encoding protein LIAT1: MSRRGGVGAAGFSEECEEDDEEEEAPEAGAAGSPGSKLPPIAGSTSEPVKRKVKKKKKKKKKTKGSGKGDADKHQSRGLKSQPLSSSFHDILNPSKDHGAKSEPKPDKEANKQSPSYSCTVVSLPPFAEVEENLSNQINESLRWDGILADPEAEKERIRVYKVNRRKRYRILALKSFHEDPSAEDSPENLPYLSDKDCRASSRPPAAKTDCSHHFLEGNLSAKLLPSDLGTAVPE; this comes from the exons ATGAGCCGCCGCGGTGGGGTCGGGGCGGCGGGGTTCAGCGAAGAGTGCGAGGAGGACGATGAGGAAGAGGAGGCGCCGGAGGCCGGCGCGGCGGGCTCTCCGGGGTCCAAGCTACCTCCCATCGCGGGCAGCACCTCAGAACCGGTCAAACGGAaggtgaagaagaaaaagaagaagaagaagaagaccaaGGGGTCGGGCAAGGGGGACG CAGATAAACATCAGAGTCGAGGCCTGAAGAGTCAGCCACTTTCTTCATCCTTCCATGACATCTTAAATCCCAGCAAAGACCATGGCGCCAAGTCAGAGCCCAAACCGGACAAAGAGGCAAACAAGCAGAGCCCTTCCTACTCCTGCACCGTGGTGAGCCTGCCCCCCTTTGCCGAAGTGGAAGAGAACCTTTCCAACCAAATCAACGAGAGCCTGCGTTGGGATGGGATTCTCGCTGACCCAGAGGCAGAAAAAGAAAGGATTCGCGTATATAAAGTGAACCGGAGAAAGCGGTACCGGATTTTGGCTCTCAAGAGCTTCCACGAGGATCCCTCTGCTGAGGACAGTCCTGAGAACTTACCCTACCTCTCAGACAAGGACTGCAGGGCCAGCAGCAGGCCACCAGCCGCGAAAACCGACTGCTCTCATCACTTCTTAGAAGGAAATCTCTCTGCGAAGCTCCTACCCTCTGATTTAGGCACTGCTGTGCCAGAGTGA